A portion of the Celeribacter baekdonensis genome contains these proteins:
- a CDS encoding ANTAR domain-containing response regulator has protein sequence MSAPLSIIVVETDRTRAQLIVDSLRQAGDFDIFVIAEVTGLARQIQARNPDIVLIDIENPSRDTMEELTLASGPLDRPVAMFVDRSDEGLSGAAIEAGVSAYIVDGLHANRVKPIMDAAIARFRMFQRMRTELAETKKALEERKVIDRAKGMLMRAKGIGEDEAYALLRKTAMDQGRRVADVAQALVTAAGLLA, from the coding sequence ATGAGCGCCCCCCTATCCATCATCGTCGTCGAAACCGACCGTACCCGCGCGCAGCTGATCGTGGACAGCCTGCGTCAAGCGGGCGACTTCGACATTTTCGTCATCGCCGAAGTCACCGGGCTGGCGCGCCAAATTCAGGCACGCAACCCGGATATCGTGCTGATCGACATCGAAAACCCGTCTCGTGACACGATGGAAGAGCTGACCTTGGCCTCCGGTCCTCTGGATCGCCCGGTGGCGATGTTTGTGGATCGCTCGGATGAGGGCCTGTCTGGTGCCGCGATTGAAGCGGGGGTCTCGGCTTATATCGTTGACGGGTTGCACGCGAACCGGGTCAAACCGATCATGGACGCCGCCATCGCCCGCTTTCGCATGTTTCAGCGGATGCGCACGGAATTGGCCGAAACCAAAAAGGCCCTCGAAGAACGCAAAGTCATTGACCGCGCCAAGGGCATGTTGATGCGCGCGAAAGGCATCGGCGAAGACGAAGCCTATGCGCTTTTGCGCAAAACCGCGATGGACCAAGGCCGCCGGGTGGCCGATGTGGCGCAGGCTTTGGTGACGGCGGCGGGGCTTTTGGCATGA
- a CDS encoding isopenicillin N synthase family dioxygenase, which yields MPRGLLKDVGEVADTFFDLPTRDKAPLDIRHSNTNRGWAGYGVEVMADRPDMPLYKESFSIGLDLQPNDPRVLAHEPFRAPNAWPAIDMFRDVVLDYYKEMLALGRLLMRAVERDLDLHADFFQPHFTEPMATLRLSHYPANPWDIAAEDAVGGPAQHDYGALTMVLTDGSAGIQVQDKAGKWVDVPDVPDSLLVLVGDCLMRWSNDQYRSAPHRILPPAAPRRLAAFYLDPNPDSLITPLPGTGAPHYAPIRAAEYLRARLDEIYLSAAVAQ from the coding sequence ATCCCACGCGGGCTTTTGAAGGATGTGGGGGAGGTGGCCGATACGTTTTTTGACCTGCCAACGCGGGACAAAGCGCCCCTCGATATCCGCCATTCCAACACCAATCGCGGCTGGGCGGGATATGGTGTCGAAGTCATGGCGGATCGCCCGGACATGCCGCTGTACAAAGAGAGCTTTAGCATCGGCCTGGACCTTCAACCCAATGATCCGCGCGTGCTGGCACATGAGCCGTTTCGCGCCCCAAACGCGTGGCCCGCAATTGATATGTTTCGCGATGTGGTGCTGGATTATTATAAGGAAATGTTGGCGCTTGGTCGGCTTTTGATGCGCGCGGTCGAACGTGATCTTGATCTGCACGCCGATTTTTTCCAACCACATTTCACCGAGCCGATGGCCACGTTGCGGCTGTCACATTACCCGGCCAATCCGTGGGACATCGCCGCCGAAGACGCCGTAGGTGGTCCGGCGCAGCATGATTACGGCGCGCTGACAATGGTGCTGACCGATGGTTCCGCCGGGATTCAGGTTCAGGATAAGGCGGGCAAATGGGTCGATGTGCCGGACGTGCCGGACAGTTTGTTGGTGTTGGTCGGGGATTGCCTGATGCGGTGGTCCAATGATCAATATCGCTCCGCGCCGCATCGGATTTTACCGCCCGCCGCGCCGCGCCGTCTGGCGGCCTTTTATCTTGATCCAAACCCCGACAGTTTGATCACCCCGCTGCCCGGCACAGGTGCTCCGCATTACGCGCCCATTCGCGCGGCGGAGTATTTGCGGGCGCGGCTGGATGAGATTTACCTTTCGGCGGCCGTGGCGCAGTAG
- a CDS encoding DUF2478 domain-containing protein: MLGYVMMAGRGETDAVLCALAERLISDGRHLAGAVQLNRERPGARKCHMELKLLPSGECRSITQALGEMSQGCRLDAEGLELAVAQAERALEAGAELVVINKFGKQEVAGRGFRALIAEALHRGVPVILGVNEKNLHGFDAFAGEIAEPLAPDLSVLLEWCHAKLHVD, translated from the coding sequence ATGTTGGGATATGTGATGATGGCGGGGCGCGGCGAGACCGATGCGGTGTTATGTGCCTTGGCCGAGCGGCTGATCTCCGACGGTCGCCACCTTGCGGGCGCGGTGCAACTCAACCGCGAACGTCCCGGCGCGCGCAAATGCCATATGGAATTGAAACTGCTGCCCTCGGGCGAGTGCCGGTCGATCACGCAGGCCTTGGGCGAGATGTCGCAAGGCTGCCGTTTGGACGCAGAGGGGCTTGAATTGGCCGTGGCTCAGGCTGAACGGGCCTTGGAGGCGGGGGCGGAGCTGGTTGTGATCAACAAATTCGGCAAACAGGAAGTGGCGGGCCGGGGCTTTCGCGCGCTGATCGCTGAGGCGCTGCATCGTGGCGTTCCGGTGATCCTTGGGGTCAATGAGAAAAACCTCCATGGCTTTGACGCCTTTGCCGGGGAGATCGCCGAACCGCTTGCGCCCGATCTTTCGGTGCTGTTGGAGTGGTGCCATGCAAAGCTGCATGTCGATTAA
- a CDS encoding sulfurtransferase TusA family protein, with product MTHAISQAFDQDLDAIDLLCPLPVLKARKRLLAMAPGDVLRLRASDPAAVIDVPHFCAEAGHEFVSMSDEDGVQSYLIRRGKTPL from the coding sequence ATGACCCATGCCATCAGCCAAGCCTTTGATCAAGACCTCGATGCCATTGACCTGTTGTGCCCGTTGCCCGTGCTCAAAGCCCGCAAGCGGCTTTTGGCGATGGCACCGGGTGACGTGTTGCGGCTGCGCGCCTCTGATCCGGCGGCGGTGATCGACGTACCGCATTTTTGCGCCGAGGCGGGGCATGAATTTGTGTCGATGTCGGATGAGGATGGCGTGCAGAGCTATCTGATCCGTCGCGGCAAAACCCCGCTTTAA
- the mobA gene encoding molybdenum cofactor guanylyltransferase MobA, whose amino-acid sequence MTQIAGVILAGGQATRMGGQDKGIMQLAGVPLIDRVIARLKPQCTTLAISANGDLSRFADFGYPVFSDGTEDSQGPLAGVLAGLDWAARTGFEAIVTVATDTPFFPPDLVARLHAGSSPEGFGMAVTEAEERRFWHPTFALWPVALRHDLREALRHNQRRMRQFAESKDVVPVVFENSEAQDVFFNINTPEDLARAEVMLAS is encoded by the coding sequence ATGACGCAGATCGCCGGGGTGATCCTTGCCGGGGGGCAAGCGACCCGAATGGGCGGGCAAGACAAGGGCATAATGCAACTCGCAGGGGTGCCTTTGATTGATCGGGTGATCGCGCGGCTGAAACCGCAATGCACCACGCTCGCGATCAGCGCCAATGGCGATCTGAGCCGCTTTGCCGATTTTGGCTATCCTGTGTTCTCCGATGGCACTGAGGACTCGCAGGGGCCTCTGGCGGGGGTTTTGGCCGGGTTGGACTGGGCCGCGCGCACGGGCTTTGAGGCGATTGTCACCGTGGCCACCGACACACCGTTTTTCCCCCCCGACCTTGTGGCGCGTCTGCACGCGGGCTCATCGCCCGAAGGCTTTGGCATGGCCGTGACCGAGGCGGAGGAGCGGCGGTTTTGGCATCCCACCTTCGCGCTTTGGCCGGTGGCATTGCGGCACGATCTTCGGGAGGCGTTGCGACACAATCAACGACGGATGAGGCAGTTTGCCGAGAGCAAAGACGTGGTGCCGGTGGTGTTTGAAAACTCTGAGGCGCAGGACGTGTTTTTCAACATCAATACGCCCGAAGACCTCGCCCGTGCCGAAGTGATGCTGGCGTCTTAA